In Desulfatibacillum aliphaticivorans DSM 15576, the genomic stretch CGGGCATGTCGTCAACCGCTTTGCCGAAAGCCTCTTTTACTTTGTCTTTCCAACTCATGGCCTTGCCTCCTGTGTTAGTGGGGTCTGAAAACATCGGTTCATCAAGAGGGGATGCAAGCACTTCCTCGATTTCCCATTCGGGAACGATGCCGTCTGCGGCGTCCTTGCCTTCCTTTTCGATGATCCATTCGCGCAATCTTCTAAAAATCCTTGCCAGGGACTTCATTTTGTACGAGTCGATCTCCTGGCCGAATTCAATGGTTATGGATTCCTGATCCCCGGAAAACTCGATATTTTTGAGCCCCTTGATTGCCGGGGGAACGGCGCCCAAAAAGCCCACGTGCTTTAAGGAGCCGTCCGGGTAAAAGGAAGCCGAGCGTTTTTTGTACAGGCCCTTTTCCACCAGGTCGGCGAACTCGGGCTGCACCTGGTTGAATGTCGCCTCCAGGATCTTGGCTCCGTTTTTGTCCACAGCCCGCAGGGCGGACACCCAGCCGAAAGCCGGGGCGTTGGTCTTGGGATGCCCGCACACGATGGGCGGCTCGTGTTCGGCCAGGTCAAAAGAGGCCACGGCCTTTTCGATGAGCTTGTTCACGTCCTGCTCCCGGCCTTTGCTGTCCCGGTGAGTTCCCCCCCTGGCTATTTCCACCCAACCGCTTAATCCCTTTTTCATGCCGCCTCTCCTTGCCCTCGTTCCCATGCTGTGCGTGGGAATGTTTTCATCTCGTTCCCATGCTGTGCGTGGGAATGCTTCCCGGCCCGCCTTATTTCGATTCTAAGCCCCCGCATCCTGAACCCGCCCTGTCATGCGGCCGGGCCTTGTTTAAAAAGACACGGGCGTTTTTAAACGTGTTCTGAAAGCCCTTTAAGCCTGCTCCAGGATGTCCACGAGCGACTCCCTGATTTCGCCCCAATCCTCGGGCTGCACCATCATGAACGGCCGGGCCGGGATGTCGCCCCATGGCAGGGTTGTTTTCCTGTTGTGCGAACTCACCTTGACGCCGTCCCTGCGGGTGAACGATTTCACCCGGACAACCTTTTGCCCGAACTGTCCTTTCCTGGCGCCGAAATGGAGCGTGGCCGCCTTGATGCTGTTGGCCGAAAGCACCACCTTGTCCGGGAAGGCCTGGTAGGAAATGCTCCGCATGAGTTCCCCGGACCTGACCAGGATCTGGCCGGGCCATTTTTTTTCTGCAATGCGCCGGGAGATGGTGACGTCCGAAAGCCCCTGCCACGCTGGGCGGCCGCCGACCTCGAAGTTCCGCAGAATGCTTGCGTGGACGATTTCGCCGATGACTTCCATGACCGGCGTCAGATCGCCCAGGCGCTGAAGCAGCTTGCCAAGCAGGCCAGCGACCTCCGCGTCATCCACGGATATGACCTGATTCACGCCCATTTACGCGGCCTCCTTGAAAGGCATGTTCGCCCATCCCGGATCGGGGATGAGATACCGGGCGGGCATGGTGTGGCCGGTGGCCGGGTCCACGGGTTCGATCAGGGTGTTGGTGGGGTCCACCGTTTCGACCTTCCACTTGTTGCGGGCGATCTCCCGGGCGGACACAGCCACGACCGTGCAGCGGCAGTTAAAGCCGTTGGGCGGATACCACTTTTCCCAGACAGGGTGATCCCACCGGAATATCTTGCCGTGCATGGCCGCGTGCTCCGGCCGGGAGCTTGCGTCCAGGACGGCCATATACCGCCAATAAGGCCGGGCCGCCTTCATGGCCGGGGTGGTCAACTGCCTAAACCGCCCGCCCTGATAGCTGACCTGCATGTTCGTGCGCCAGATGGTGTTCACCCGCCAGGGCCTCAATGCCTTGTAGCCCTTGCTTTCAAAAAGGGCCGGCATGGCCTTCATGAAATTTTCCAGGGTGGAGCCTTCCTCCATGGCCTTGAGGATTTCGGCCTTGACCATGGCCAGCAAATCGGCGCTGGCCACGCCCGCGATGCGGAAAGCCTTGTCCCGGAAGTAGTCCATGGCTTCCTTGAAAGGAGTCCCCGGCCCCCATTCCGCCTCGGAAAAATCGGCCTCGGATTCCACGGATTCAACGCCCAGGGCGTCGGCTTCCATCAGGGACGCGGCCAGGGCTTCGGCAATGGATGCGGAGTCCATGGACAGGGAGTCTATTTTGGCGGCCGCCTTCTTGAGGGAACCGGCCCCACGGACAAACCCGGAAATCTGCCCGAGCCAGGCTTCCATCAGGGACGCGGCTTCCTTCACGCGGGAATCCGCCCTGGCGTCCAGATCCCGCTGGAAACTTTCCTCCGACAACTCGATCACGGCCTCGGCGAATTCCGCGGCGCCGTTCTGTTTTTCGGCCTCCGCCATAATGCCTTGCATGGCTTCGGGCGTGATCAGCTCATCGCCGCCCGGCCTTGGCTCCAGGCCCAGGCGATCGCGGGCTTCGTTTTTGCTGATCGTGCCGTACTTGAAGTGGTACTCATACAAGGGGCTCTGGGCGTCCTTGGCGTTTTCGGGCCTGGGCAGGTTGTAGGTTTCGTACCAGTAATCGTCATCAACCCGGACGCCGATTTCCTTGGTCAGCGTCTTGTCCCGTTCGGCCAGGGCTTTCAAATCCTGCTCGGGCTCCACCCGGAACCACATCCGGGGATATTCGGTGACGCCGGAATAGTTGTAGTCCACCATCCAGGGGATGAGGCTTTCGTTCAGGCATTCGGCCAAAAGATCCGCGTCCGCCTTCAGGATGTCCTGGCGGACCGCTTCCTGGGAATCCTCATTGCCCAGCTTGCCGGGGGTGCCTTCGGTGGATGCGGTCTGGCCCAGGACCGCCTTGGAAATCTGCTTGTCCATGTATTCGCACACGGTTTCATACGTGACCTTGCCGCCCCGCTTGGCCTCCAGGAATTCCGCCGCCATGCCCTCCGGGATGGTGATGCAGGTTTCGTTTTGGATGGCGTCCAGGGTGGCAAGCAGCTTGTCCTTGGCGTCCTGGTCGGCGTTGGGCGGGTATTTGCCAACGGCCGTGGGCATGCCGAATTTTTCCAGGAAAACCATCCAGTATTTGATGCCGTGCTTTTTAAACCAGACGCTCCACCAGAGCTTTTGGCCCAGGCCCTTGCCGTAAGGCGAGTCGGAATCGCCGTAACAGAAAACCAGGAATTTGCGGTCGGGAACCGGCTCGCCGTCCATCATGTTTTCCGGGGTGAGAAGCCGCAGCTCCCGTTCGTCGGTAAAGGCGAAGCGGCGCGGGTGCTTGCCGATGATCTTTTTCGGGAGCCATTTGCCGCCACGGTTGGTCCACATGATTTCTCCCACGCGGAACCCGAAAAGCACGGCCTGCATCAACTCCTGGATGGCCTGGGTGAAGTTAAACCCGCCCAGGGCTTCCTGGACAAAGTCCGCTATTTCCTGGCCGCGTTCATCATCCGAGCCTGGCCTGACCTCAAGCTCGCACCCGGCAACGGCCAGGGCGCGGGTTTGCAAAACGCTGGAGGCGTGGGAGTCGCGGTCCACCTCATCGTACAGCCGGATGCCTTTGCCCCCCGCCTGGGTGC encodes the following:
- a CDS encoding phage virion morphogenesis protein, which codes for MGVNQVISVDDAEVAGLLGKLLQRLGDLTPVMEVIGEIVHASILRNFEVGGRPAWQGLSDVTISRRIAEKKWPGQILVRSGELMRSISYQAFPDKVVLSANSIKAATLHFGARKGQFGQKVVRVKSFTRRDGVKVSSHNRKTTLPWGDIPARPFMMVQPEDWGEIRESLVDILEQA
- a CDS encoding phage head morphogenesis protein, with the translated sequence MTEEQVTKKPEKNEVASIKKDIDLFAGWFGHLENPDPVLRTQAGGKGIRLYDEVDRDSHASSVLQTRALAVAGCELEVRPGSDDERGQEIADFVQEALGGFNFTQAIQELMQAVLFGFRVGEIMWTNRGGKWLPKKIIGKHPRRFAFTDERELRLLTPENMMDGEPVPDRKFLVFCYGDSDSPYGKGLGQKLWWSVWFKKHGIKYWMVFLEKFGMPTAVGKYPPNADQDAKDKLLATLDAIQNETCITIPEGMAAEFLEAKRGGKVTYETVCEYMDKQISKAVLGQTASTEGTPGKLGNEDSQEAVRQDILKADADLLAECLNESLIPWMVDYNYSGVTEYPRMWFRVEPEQDLKALAERDKTLTKEIGVRVDDDYWYETYNLPRPENAKDAQSPLYEYHFKYGTISKNEARDRLGLEPRPGGDELITPEAMQGIMAEAEKQNGAAEFAEAVIELSEESFQRDLDARADSRVKEAASLMEAWLGQISGFVRGAGSLKKAAAKIDSLSMDSASIAEALAASLMEADALGVESVESEADFSEAEWGPGTPFKEAMDYFRDKAFRIAGVASADLLAMVKAEILKAMEEGSTLENFMKAMPALFESKGYKALRPWRVNTIWRTNMQVSYQGGRFRQLTTPAMKAARPYWRYMAVLDASSRPEHAAMHGKIFRWDHPVWEKWYPPNGFNCRCTVVAVSAREIARNKWKVETVDPTNTLIEPVDPATGHTMPARYLIPDPGWANMPFKEAA